Proteins from a genomic interval of Capsicum annuum cultivar UCD-10X-F1 chromosome 4, UCD10Xv1.1, whole genome shotgun sequence:
- the LOC124898082 gene encoding uncharacterized protein LOC124898082, whose amino-acid sequence MAEYINSRLVEARELPILNFLEQIRESTNYIYGVYEEGRKYIVRLDNRTCNCDRFQLDEILCAHVSAILKSKHVKKIKAYCSDYYKKEALVKTYEMSLCPMPDKQDWHVPPEVLEDVVLPSKYKRPPGRPKKGRKNKSSEKFSSTSNRCGKCGYKGHNRRTCNYFSKEMWHFLHRI is encoded by the exons ATGGCAGAATATATCAACTCTCGTCTTGTTGAGGCTCGTGAACTgccaattttaaattttcttgaacAG ATTAGGGAATCAACTAACTACATATACGGTGTGtatgaagaaggaagaaaatacaTTGTTCGGTTGGATAATAGAACTTGCAACTGTGATAGATTTCAGCTTGATGAGATACTATGCGCGCATGTTAGTGCTATTTTGAAAAGCAaacatgtaaagaaaataaaggcataCTGCTCAGATTACTACAAGAAGGAGGCACTGGTGAAGACTTATGAAATGTCGCTTTGTCCAATGCCCGATAAACAAGACTGGCATGTACCACCGGAGGTGTTAGAAGATGTGGTTTTGCCTTCAAAATATAAACGCCCACCAGGAAGACCAAAGAAAggcagaaaaaataaaagtagtgaAAAGTTTTCATCAACATCAAATCGTTGTGGCAAGTGTGGGTATAAAGGCCACAACAGACGTACTTGCAACTACTTTTCAAAAGAGATGTGGCATTTTCTCCATAGAATTTAA
- the LOC124898081 gene encoding uncharacterized protein LOC124898081: protein MGGEELISDYYNSVAKVNQKYKNKATLVWVMRNYAIKHRFNFKAERSDKQSYVLLYKSPKCSWVFKASCKHGTDTFIVLTFNDEHTCSIMDKVFEQQHATIAFVAGITAPKLVNYKRIITPSDIIEDIKIKLGLDIDYIKAWRSKERALKILRRRPADEYKKIPTYVFMLNHKSPDNQFMYLFVALQPFIRGFGFCRSVVVVDGRHMRGPYQGTFILASTLDGADIARSDLFIFLQMMQFKCAFGERDNMCIVSDRHESIIKAVGVIYPCIPHFACIWHLWNNVCTNYRKSKDKLTGEFFAMAKGQVDRRVFCHG from the exons ATGGGTGGTGAAGAACTAATAAGTGATTATTATAATAGCGTTGCAAAGGTGAACCAAAAGTATAAAAACAAAGCTACACTTGTCTGGGTAATGCGTAACTATGCAATCAAGCACAGGTTTAATTTCAAAGCTGAGAGATCTGACAAGCAGAG TTATGTCTTGCTATACAAATCGCCGAAATGTAGTTGGGTATTCAAGGCGTCCTGTAAGCATGGTACTGATACATTTATAGTACTTACTTTCAACGATGAACACACCTGTTCAATAATGGACAAAGTATTTGAGCAGCAGCATGCAACCATTGCCTTTGTAGCTGGAATAACAGCTCCAAAGTTGGTGAACTACAAAAGAATAATCACCCCAAGCGACATtattgaagatataaaaataaaacttgGTTTAGACATAGATTACATAAAGGCGTGGCGTTCTAAAGAACGTGCTTTAAAGATATTGAGAAGGCGACCAGCTGACGAATATAAGAAAATACCTACCTACGTATTCATGTTAAACCATAAGTCTCCGGATAATCAGTTCATGTATCTATTCGTAGCACTACAACCTTTTATTAGGGGATTTGGGTTTTGTAGGTCTGTTGTGGTAGTAGACGGTAGACACATGAGAGGACCATATCAGGGAACATTTATTTTAGCTAGCACACTTGATGGAGCAGATATTGCACGtagtgatttatttattttcttacaaatGATG caattcaagtgTGCTTTCGGTGAGCGCGATAATATGTGCATTGTCTCTGATAGACATGAAAGCATAATCAAGGCAGTTGGTGTGATCTATCCGTGTATACCACATTTTGCTTGTATTTGGCATCTTTGGAATAATGTCTGCACGAATTATAGAAAGAGTAAGGACAAGCTGACCGGCGAGTTTTTTGCCATGGCTAAAGGACAAGTTGACCGGCGAGTTTTTTGTCATGGCTAA